CCTTCCAGACGGTGGGCTGGAACGATTTGGCCCTCATCTTGCCCTTCAGCGACGGCAGGCGCGGTTCGTTGATCTCCTTGACCACGGTGAACATGGCCGGCAGGGAGGTGTCCACCACCTCGTAGCCTTCCTCGGTCATCCGCCACACCCGGGCCTTTTTATCGTCGATCTGCTCGATCTTCTTGACGTAGGTCACCTGGGGAATGTCCAGGAATTCGGCCACGCCGGGTCCCACCTGGGCGGTATCGCCGTCGATGGCCTGCTTGCCGCACAGGATGACATCGGCCCCGCCCATTTTTCTGATACCCATGGACAGGGTGTACGAGGTGGCCCAGGTGTCGGCCCCGGCAAAGGCCCGGTCGGAGAGCAGGACGGCGTCATCCACCCCCATGGAGATGGCTTCTCTCAAAGCATCGATCACCTGGGGCGGCCCCATGGAGATTACGGTGACCTTGCCCCCCAGCTTCTCCCGAAGCCTCAGGGCCTCCTCGATGGCATACATGTCGAAGGGATTGATGATGGAGGGCACCCCCTCCCGGATCAGGGTGTTGGTGGCCGGATCTATCCGGACATCGGTGGTGTCCGGCACCTGTTTGATACAGACGACGATGTTCATAATCTTTTATTATCTATTGAGTTATGGGTTTATAAATTTAATACAGGCATTGATTTTATCATAAAATTTAGAGGGTGTCAATTATAATAAAAAAAGCCCCCTCCCGGGGGCTTCACTTGCCATTGGCACATTTTATAAGTTCTTTTATACAAACGCTTGCGGAGCGGATTATGTGATATTTTTGTTTTTCCAAAATTATGGCTATTTTTTGAATTTCTTTTGTTTTAATAGTAGTTTCGTTCTTTTTGAACTGTTTGTCATCAAACAAATCTTTTAAAGATATGTTCAGCGCCTTGGCAATTGCTTGAGCGCTTTCTATTGACGGGTTCCTTTGACCCCGTTCTATGGCCCCTATATAGGTATTATCCAAGCCGGAAAGTTCGGCCAGTTTTTCCTGGGTAAACCCTTTGGCCTTTCGTAAATACCTTATTTTTTGGCCCAATATTTTGCTGATTTTGCTCATGGCTACCCCTAATATAGACTGTCAGAGTTTACCAGAATAGCCGATAATTAAAAAGTGTCTATTGTCGTTATTTTGTTATTGACAAATACGACTATTGGGCGTATTATTATCAAAATACAAATTTAAATATTGGGAGGGGGAAATGAAAAAGCTGATTATTATCGCCATTCTGCCTATTTTAATTATAGGATGTTCAACAACGCGTGTTATGAAAATAACAACTTCAGAACCGGATGCAAAGATATATGTGGATAAT
The nucleotide sequence above comes from Candidatus Edwardsbacteria bacterium RifOxyA12_full_54_48. Encoded proteins:
- a CDS encoding electron transfer flavoprotein subunit beta, translating into MNIVVCIKQVPDTTDVRIDPATNTLIREGVPSIINPFDMYAIEEALRLREKLGGKVTVISMGPPQVIDALREAISMGVDDAVLLSDRAFAGADTWATSYTLSMGIRKMGGADVILCGKQAIDGDTAQVGPGVAEFLDIPQVTYVKKIEQIDDKKARVWRMTEEGYEVVDTSLPAMFTVVKEINEPRLPSLKGKMRAKSFQPTVWKAADIAADEKNIGLNGSPTNVVKIFTPPVRSGGVILQGDINEAVEKVVNGLKEQQII